DNA sequence from the bacterium genome:
GATCCGGTTGGCTTCTTCGGCCAGGAGGAAGAGATAGCGGAAGACGAACAGGAAAATATCGATAAAAAGAGCAGGCACCCGAAACCAGGCCAGTGAAGATATCATCTGGTGCATCGGAGTGGTCAGGACAAGGATCAGAATCAACAGTGCTCCGCTGAGGATCAGGGAAGCCCTCAGTGCCCCCTGAATGAGCCCTTCCCGGGAGATGGTCAGCACAGGTCCATAAGGGAAGGAGAGGGAGTACATGGCGGTTCCTCGTACCACAACTCCCTGGATGAGGGCTACCATGGCTGCTATTCCTGCCGGAGGAATCATCCGGACTGCCAGATTCCTGCAAGACCCCCTGGCTGAGAGGAAGAAAACGATGGCCAGCAGGGAAAAGAATCCACAGGTCAGGAAGGAATTCCGGTAGAGGTTAATCATAAGGGCTAAAAGGGCAAAGATAATCTTGAGGCGCGCATCAAGTTGCCCAAACCAGGTGTCTGCTCCGAAGCAGCCCCTATCTGCCAGGTGATGGATCAGCATTTGGGACAGCCTTTTCCGACTCGTGGAAAAATTTATGGAATGAATAGCCCATGACAAATCCGCCAATGGTGCCCGCCAGGCAAAAGACAAACAGCAGCAGGTCTCCCTGGTCAGTATTAATGAAAGGCTCACGGGCTGAGCGGCCATACTTTTCAGCATACTTTTCGACTACCGTCTCATCGACACCAGACCATTCAGCACAAGAGGCAATCATCGACCGGGAAGTGATAAAAATACAAGAGAATAACATTATTG
Encoded proteins:
- the cbiQ gene encoding cobalt ECF transporter T component CbiQ, producing MLIHHLADRGCFGADTWFGQLDARLKIIFALLALMINLYRNSFLTCGFFSLLAIVFFLSARGSCRNLAVRMIPPAGIAAMVALIQGVVVRGTAMYSLSFPYGPVLTISREGLIQGALRASLILSGALLILILVLTTPMHQMISSLAWFRVPALFIDIFLFVFRYLFLLAEEANRIYEAQRVRLGYSGWRRSLSSLQTLGGMIFLRAFDRAENVYQSMQTRGYSGQKIAVMVNPLTGRDYLFLFMLLSLNLAGFII